The DNA sequence CCGCAGTCGCTTGCGCGCTCGCATCGTCCGCATTTTTAGGGCGTCCGGACTGATGTTCATCTCCCGCGCCAGGGCCTCTACCGAAACCCCTGTCGCGCGCGCAACCAGCAGGCGTATGACCTCCTCGTCCTCCACCGCCAAGGCGGCAATCATCAACCGCACTTCGGCCAACCGCTCGCTCAGCTGGTGAGGATCCTCGTTGTCCTCGAGATGGATGGCATCCTCGAGCTCGCTCGTGCGCCGCACTGCCATCCTTCGCAGATGGTCGCGTGCTGCGTTGGCGGAGATTCTTCTCAGCCACGCGGGAAAGGTGCGCGGATCATTCAAAGTGAAGAGCTTCTGCCACACCCTCAGTGCCACATCCTGGGTAAGATCACGTGCAGTTTCAGGGCACCTCACACCACAGGCGAAGAGAGTCGAGGCGATTGCGTTCCGGTGCCCCTCCAGCAGCTCCTGGAAG is a window from the Acidobacteriota bacterium genome containing:
- a CDS encoding sigma-70 family RNA polymerase sigma factor is translated as MGDSSRWDTIELLVRRARKGDSEAFQELLEGHRNAIASTLFACGVRCPETARDLTQDVALRVWQKLFTLNDPRTFPAWLRRISANAARDHLRRMAVRRTSELEDAIHLEDNEDPHQLSERLAEVRLMIAALAVEDEEVIRLLVARATGVSVEALAREMNISPDALKMRTMRARKRLRGRLDDLRRGGTQ